Part of the Jatrophihabitans sp. GAS493 genome, CACCAACGCGCTACTGGACGCCGACCTGGCCGGCGCCGAGCGCGTCATCTCCGACGACCCCGAGATCGACGCGCTGCGTGCCCTGACCGAGGAGCGCACCTTCCGCCTGGTCGCGCAGCAGCAGCCGGTGGCCACCGATCTGCGCGTGCTCGTCTCCGGTCTGCACCTGGTGGCCGACCTCGAGCGGATGGGCGACCTCGCCCTGCACGTGGCGAAGGTGGCCCGGATGCGTTACCCGGAGATCGCCGTGCCGGTCGAACTGCGCGACGTCATCTCGCAGATGGGCTCAGTCGCCCTCTCCCTCGTCGAGAAGGTGGCCGACGTGATCGACGGCCGCGACATCGAGCTGGCGCAGGAGATCGAGAGCGAGGACGACTCGATGGACGCGCTGCACCGCAAGCTCTTCACGCTGCTGCTCTCTCCCAACTGGTCGCACGGGGTTGAGGCGGCTATCGACATGACGCTGCTGGGCCGCTACTACGAGCGGTACGCCGATCACGCGGTGGCGGTGGCCCGGCGGGTCGTCTTCATCGTCACCGGCACCATGCCCGAGCCGCTGCACTCCAGCTCGGCCGTCTAGCCATCCGCTTCTGGCAAGGTCACCGGGAATCGCCGGTCACCTTGCCAACGGCGATTACTTCTTGCCCTGGTTGGCCACCGCTTCGATCGCCGCCGAGGCGGCATCCGGGTCGAGGTACTGCCCCGGGCCGGTCGGCATGAACGTGGTCTCGTCCAGGTCGTAGCGCAGCGGGATGCCGGTGGGCACGTTGAGCCCCACGACCGCCTCATCGGTGAGCCCGTCCAGGTGCTTGATGAGTGCCCGCAGCGAGTTGCCGTGGGCGGCGATGAGCACCGTCCCGTTGCGCAGGTCGGGCACGATCGCGTCATACCAGTAGGGCAGCATCCGGGTGACGACGTCCTTGAGGCACTCGGTGCGCGGAACGGTCTCCAGGAGGTCGCGGTAGCGCCGGTCGAAGACCTGACTGAACTCGTCGTCGTCGGCCAGCGGCGGCGGCGGCACGTCGTAGGAACGGCGCCAGAGCATGAACTGCTCCTCGCCGAACTCATCGCGGACGGCGGCCTTGTCCTTGCCCTGCAGCGCGCCGTAGTGACGCTCGTTCAGCCGCCAGGAGCGGCGCACCGGCAGCCAGTGCAGCTCAGCGGTGTCCAGCGAGATCTGCGCGGTGCGGATCGCCCGGCGCAGCAGCGAGGTGTGCACCACCTCTGGGCGCAGGCTGTGCTCCAGCAGCAGCTCACCGCCCCGCTTCGCCTCAGCCTCCCCCTTGGCGGTGAGGTCGACGTCGACCCAACCGGTGAAGAGGTTCTTCTGGTTCCAGTCGCTCTCGCCGTGGCGGAGCAGGATAAGAGTTGCGCTCATACCGACAATCTTGCCAGCCGCCCGGTTACGTCCGGACACCGCGCGCCCGGCTAGCGGGCGACGCCCCGCAGCACCATGTCGACGTTGAACTCGATCATCGCCCGGGTGACCCGCGGCTGATGGGTGAAGACGGCGAGAACGACCGGGGCGGCCAGGGCCGAGACGATCAAGTCCAGATCCACGGCCGGATCGATGCTGCCCTCGGCCACCCCGCGCTCCAGCACCGCTCGGGTCACCTCCTGCCGGGGGCGGATCAGTCGCTCCCGCATCGTGCGGTAGATCTCCGGCCGCTCGTTGCCGTCGGCCGCGACCCGACGCATGATCTGGCCGTGCAGGCTGTTGACCCAGTGCTTGCGCATCGTCTCCATCAGAAAGACGAGGTCATCCCGGACGCTGCCGCCGGGCGCCTGCACGATCGGCCCCTTGAGGCGATTGATCGCCTCCAGAGCCAGCTCATCCTTCCCCGGCCACCGCCGGTAGACGGTTGTCTTGGCGACCCCGGCCCGGGCGGCCACGCCCTCGACGGTGAGACCCGACCAGCCGATCTCAGCCAGCAGCGCCGTGGTCGCGTCCAGGATCGCCGCGTCAGCCGCCTCGCTCCTCGGCCGGCCCGGCGGCTGAACCGCGGGCACTGCTGCGGGCTTCGCGGCGGACCCTGCCACCGGCCGCGCCGTCGACTCGAGCGTCAATGCGCCACCAGCGGTTCAGCGCTCTCGCTGGGCGCAGAGCGGTGCTCGGCGAACTCGGCCCGGCTCGGGAAGAACATGAAGGCGACGGCCGCCCCGAGTAGTCCGGCCAGTCCGGCGAAGAACGAGGCGAAGTGCATCCCGTCGACGAAGGCGCTCTTGACATCGGCGACGAAGGCGCCGATCAGCGACTCGTCGTGCTGCTTCAACTCGGCGACGTCCGCCGGCGCGGATCCGGCCAGTTGGGCCCGATTCTGTAGAGCTGCGCCGGCGCTGCCGGCGAACTCGAGAGCCCCACCGATCGATTCGCTGGTGTCCTTGCGGACCAACGGGGTGACCTGCGCCGACTCGGGCAGCGTAGAGACGATCGAGACCGGCTGGTCGAGCTGGCTGGCCAGCGTGGCCGGAGTCGTCTCGCCCAGGTGGGTGCGGAACGAGACGGCCAGCAGCGAGCCGAGGAAGGCCACCCCGAGCGCTCCGGCGACCTGCCGCACGGTGTTGTTCACCGCCGAGCCGGCGCCGGCCTTCTCCCGCGGCACCGCGCTCATGATCGCGTTGGTGGCCGGCGTCATGGTCAGGCCCATCCCGGCTCCCATCGCGAACATAGCCATCTCAATGACCCACTGGGGCATCGTCTCGGTGGCGAATGAGTAGGAAATCATTGCACATCCGAAGAGCGTCAGTCCGAATCCGGTGACCAGTCTCGGTCCGAAACGGGCCGACAGGCGCGGAGCCAGCACGGAGGCGATCATCACCGCCGCCGCTACCGCGATCAGCGCCACACCGGCCGCCAGCGGGGTGTAACCGCGTACCGCCTGCAGGAAGTAGGCGAGATAGAAGGTGGAGCCCATCAGCGCGAAGAAGGTCATCGCCAGGGCGAAGGAGCCGGCCGCGAAGTGCCGGTTGGTGAAGAGCGTGACATCGATGGTCGGATGCGTGCTCCGCTTCTCCAGGTAGACGAAGAGGCCGAGTAGGGCGAGGCCGAGCAGAATCGCGCCGGAGGACTTCCAGCTCGTCCAGTCGTTGGTGTTGCCCCCCTCGATGACGCCGTAGACGAGGATCACCAGCGCCGCGATCGACAGCAGCACACCGAAGGGGTCGACCCGCTGCGGGCGGGGGTCTCGTGACTCGGGGACCAGGAAGAAGATGGCGACGACCCCGATGAGCACGATCGGCACGTTCACCAGAAAGACCGAACCCCACCAGAAGTACTTGAGCAGCGCCCCACCAGCGATCGGGCCGAGGGCGATCGCCATGCCCGAGGCCCCGGCCCAGATGCCGATCGCCTTGGGCCGCTCCTTCGGTTCGAAGACGTTCTGGATGATGGAGAGCGTCTGCGGCTGGACCGCCGCCGCGCCCACGCCCATCAGGGCCCGGAAGAGGATCAGCGTGGTCGGGGAGTTCGCGAACGAGCAGAGCGCGGAGGTGAGACCG contains:
- the phoU gene encoding phosphate signaling complex protein PhoU; this translates as MRDIYHDELDDIGKTLVKMSHLVATSMERATNALLDADLAGAERVISDDPEIDALRALTEERTFRLVAQQQPVATDLRVLVSGLHLVADLERMGDLALHVAKVARMRYPEIAVPVELRDVISQMGSVALSLVEKVADVIDGRDIELAQEIESEDDSMDALHRKLFTLLLSPNWSHGVEAAIDMTLLGRYYERYADHAVAVARRVVFIVTGTMPEPLHSSSAV
- a CDS encoding phosphoglyceromutase, which translates into the protein MSATLILLRHGESDWNQKNLFTGWVDVDLTAKGEAEAKRGGELLLEHSLRPEVVHTSLLRRAIRTAQISLDTAELHWLPVRRSWRLNERHYGALQGKDKAAVRDEFGEEQFMLWRRSYDVPPPPLADDDEFSQVFDRRYRDLLETVPRTECLKDVVTRMLPYWYDAIVPDLRNGTVLIAAHGNSLRALIKHLDGLTDEAVVGLNVPTGIPLRYDLDETTFMPTGPGQYLDPDAASAAIEAVANQGKK
- a CDS encoding TetR/AcrR family transcriptional regulator — protein: MPAVQPPGRPRSEAADAAILDATTALLAEIGWSGLTVEGVAARAGVAKTTVYRRWPGKDELALEAINRLKGPIVQAPGGSVRDDLVFLMETMRKHWVNSLHGQIMRRVAADGNERPEIYRTMRERLIRPRQEVTRAVLERGVAEGSIDPAVDLDLIVSALAAPVVLAVFTHQPRVTRAMIEFNVDMVLRGVAR
- a CDS encoding MFS transporter, whose translation is MILSVLVICLLVVILDNTILNVALRTIQGDLDASQSQMQWAVDSYALVFAGLLITMGVAGDRFGRKKLLFFGMTAFGLTSALCSFANSPTTLILFRALMGVGAAAVQPQTLSIIQNVFEPKERPKAIGIWAGASGMAIALGPIAGGALLKYFWWGSVFLVNVPIVLIGVVAIFFLVPESRDPRPQRVDPFGVLLSIAALVILVYGVIEGGNTNDWTSWKSSGAILLGLALLGLFVYLEKRSTHPTIDVTLFTNRHFAAGSFALAMTFFALMGSTFYLAYFLQAVRGYTPLAAGVALIAVAAAVMIASVLAPRLSARFGPRLVTGFGLTLFGCAMISYSFATETMPQWVIEMAMFAMGAGMGLTMTPATNAIMSAVPREKAGAGSAVNNTVRQVAGALGVAFLGSLLAVSFRTHLGETTPATLASQLDQPVSIVSTLPESAQVTPLVRKDTSESIGGALEFAGSAGAALQNRAQLAGSAPADVAELKQHDESLIGAFVADVKSAFVDGMHFASFFAGLAGLLGAAVAFMFFPSRAEFAEHRSAPSESAEPLVAH